In one window of Poriferisphaera corsica DNA:
- a CDS encoding MBL fold metallo-hydrolase — protein sequence MPSNNDQYTLTRRAALTTMGIGVTASAILLNQSCSQAQSVPNSNTTEALQGAGFYRFNIGNMQCAVISDGQNVMPPKTFAQNASEAAINQVLEENYLSTKEIPTQINTMLVQTAGINILVDTGLGGGVGPNNGLTVKHLKRLGLEPKDIGIIVITHMHGDHIGGLFNDAGDKIYPNAELVISKQALDYWPNAGSSNDTQRMQRLVSGANEVLARYKGNVRTVIGDDEIVQGIKVVPLFGHTPGHIGLNIANGSDQLFYIADTVHMVYMQMPHPDWHVAFDMNPIEAEQTRKRVFELAAQERLLVAGSHIPFPALGHIRKQSVGSGFMWQPIIWVWNPA from the coding sequence ATGCCATCAAACAACGATCAATATACACTCACACGCCGCGCGGCCCTCACTACGATGGGGATCGGTGTGACGGCTTCTGCAATACTTCTCAATCAATCATGTTCGCAAGCACAGTCTGTGCCGAATTCAAATACCACAGAAGCACTGCAGGGTGCTGGCTTTTATCGATTTAATATCGGTAATATGCAATGCGCCGTTATTTCTGACGGCCAAAATGTGATGCCGCCCAAAACCTTCGCGCAAAACGCAAGTGAAGCTGCGATCAATCAGGTGCTTGAAGAAAATTATCTCAGCACCAAAGAAATCCCCACACAAATCAACACGATGCTCGTGCAAACCGCGGGCATCAACATCCTCGTCGACACCGGGCTTGGTGGCGGGGTAGGGCCTAACAATGGGCTTACCGTCAAACATCTCAAACGCCTCGGTCTTGAACCCAAAGACATCGGTATCATTGTCATCACGCATATGCACGGCGACCACATCGGCGGCCTGTTCAATGACGCTGGCGATAAGATTTATCCAAACGCAGAACTTGTCATCTCAAAACAAGCACTTGATTATTGGCCAAATGCCGGCTCGAGCAATGACACGCAACGAATGCAGCGATTGGTTAGTGGTGCTAACGAAGTGCTTGCGAGGTATAAAGGTAATGTACGAACGGTGATCGGTGACGATGAGATCGTGCAGGGTATCAAAGTTGTCCCGCTTTTTGGACATACTCCTGGCCATATTGGTTTGAATATTGCCAATGGCAGTGATCAGCTTTTTTACATCGCCGATACTGTACATATGGTTTATATGCAGATGCCGCATCCTGATTGGCATGTTGCTTTTGATATGAACCCGATTGAGGCAGAGCAAACACGCAAACGTGTCTTCGAACTTGCTGCCCAAGAAAGGTTACTCGTTGCCGGCTCCCATATACCCTTTCCCGCCCTTGGTCATATCCGCAAACAATCCGTTGGCTCTGGATTTATGTGGCAACCCATCATCTGGGTTTGGAATCCTGCCTGA
- a CDS encoding alpha/beta hydrolase, protein METTPPHRLPWILACLIACIFVTPVHAQEEVAMWAQWRERMEKHIAQRSGIIAWDIPYHLPTPDRQPNLKQSLDVYSTNSPQLQPVMMYVHGGGWKRGDKRAVGAKANYYLEQGWVFVSVNYRLHPEGMYPKNAQDVADAVAWVYESIEAYGGDPNQIYLMGHSAGAHLASLVGTDHSLLEKHQIAPKTIKGVISLDTAVLNLPRLIDQDGGILYQKIFGDNPATWEEISPITYVYAEKEYPPFLLVVAGNDANRLDQAEFFGASLQQTGSEVFILDADDKTHASVNREIGTADDYVTQQITAFILQTKQSQPPSQPQSQQPEQTDNQSPALPATHPETENSAPSNEAESEVVEVIDQSNELPVEPSAESTPANDHQPAQSE, encoded by the coding sequence ATGGAAACGACGCCCCCCCATCGGTTGCCGTGGATCTTGGCTTGTCTGATCGCGTGCATATTCGTGACGCCCGTGCATGCTCAAGAAGAGGTTGCGATGTGGGCCCAGTGGCGTGAGCGGATGGAAAAGCATATCGCCCAGCGTAGCGGGATCATCGCTTGGGACATCCCATATCATCTGCCAACACCTGATCGACAACCCAATCTTAAGCAATCACTTGACGTCTATTCAACGAATAGCCCGCAGCTTCAGCCCGTCATGATGTACGTCCACGGCGGTGGTTGGAAGCGAGGTGATAAACGTGCTGTTGGCGCAAAAGCCAATTACTACCTTGAGCAAGGCTGGGTTTTTGTCAGTGTCAATTACCGCCTTCATCCCGAAGGCATGTACCCTAAGAACGCACAAGATGTAGCTGATGCTGTTGCGTGGGTCTACGAATCAATCGAAGCATATGGCGGTGATCCCAATCAAATCTATCTTATGGGGCATTCGGCTGGCGCCCATCTCGCTTCGCTTGTTGGCACGGATCACAGCCTGCTTGAAAAACATCAAATCGCTCCCAAAACGATCAAAGGTGTCATCTCACTCGATACCGCAGTTCTCAATTTACCTCGCTTGATTGACCAGGACGGCGGCATTCTTTACCAAAAAATATTCGGAGATAACCCTGCAACTTGGGAAGAAATATCACCCATCACTTATGTTTACGCTGAAAAAGAGTACCCGCCATTTCTTCTTGTCGTTGCGGGTAATGATGCGAATCGTCTTGATCAAGCCGAATTTTTCGGTGCATCACTTCAGCAAACTGGCAGTGAAGTTTTTATCCTTGATGCAGATGATAAAACCCATGCATCTGTTAATCGTGAGATTGGTACAGCGGATGATTACGTCACCCAGCAGATCACTGCATTTATTCTTCAAACAAAGCAATCCCAACCACCATCCCAGCCACAATCACAACAGCCAGAGCAAACAGACAACCAATCGCCCGCTTTGCCAGCTACTCATCCGGAAACAGAAAACTCGGCTCCATCAAATGAAGCCGAGTCTGAAGTAGTTGAAGTCATTGATCAATCAAACGAATTGCCAGTTGAGCCATCGGCAGAATCAACGCCTGCGAATGATCATCAACCCGCTCAATCCGAGTAA
- a CDS encoding M14 family zinc carboxypeptidase: protein MRGTLKAAVGATALLGAGFVTDSVFGEVKLDANFDHGSLDTGRSFVSSVSGDVILTGRDNFYGGGDWRWLYFKASGVQSDATKFWISDDFAGGSSRLNNHQMIYSYDQQNWTYFDNNGRDFEGGYRFSNNQGFTQDEVYVAYAYPYSYGRSAAHTASLIGNQYVSSTQSANSNLVIGQSPGGVDDMGRVVTPKNMFGYKITDTSSNQSKTKIALTSGQHANEVLGNHTLEAMVDMLVSEDPRMRELRKHAEFYVYPMLNPDGRYAGNNRSTIENSEQDPNRLWHPDLYDTHKDIKTTAEAMMRDTEADVDYFIDFHSTIPTSAQTDFAYLPYEKNNQNDPFFLSLLDMEPQLIPIQSTGTAWHTTNFAEAYMDAEFDMTFETMFSLGHPLEYYKDLGESFALAFAETLVPIPEPSSILLLGLSGLMIIRRR from the coding sequence ATGCGAGGGACATTGAAGGCAGCTGTTGGTGCGACAGCATTGTTGGGTGCGGGGTTTGTGACTGATTCTGTGTTTGGGGAGGTGAAGCTTGACGCTAATTTCGATCATGGATCACTAGATACAGGGCGATCATTTGTATCGTCGGTATCAGGTGATGTGATCCTGACGGGGCGAGATAATTTTTATGGCGGTGGCGATTGGCGATGGTTGTATTTCAAAGCCTCGGGGGTGCAAAGTGATGCGACCAAATTTTGGATCTCAGATGATTTTGCGGGTGGGTCCTCGCGGTTAAACAATCATCAAATGATTTATTCGTACGACCAGCAGAATTGGACGTATTTCGATAACAATGGTCGCGATTTTGAGGGGGGATACCGATTCTCGAATAATCAAGGATTTACGCAGGATGAGGTGTATGTCGCCTATGCGTATCCGTATTCCTATGGCCGATCGGCAGCACATACGGCTTCGTTGATTGGGAATCAGTATGTGTCCTCGACACAGAGCGCAAATTCGAACCTCGTGATCGGGCAATCGCCGGGTGGTGTGGACGACATGGGGCGGGTTGTGACTCCGAAGAATATGTTTGGATACAAGATCACAGATACGTCATCGAATCAGTCAAAGACGAAAATTGCGTTGACGTCTGGGCAGCATGCGAATGAAGTGCTGGGCAATCATACGCTTGAAGCGATGGTAGATATGCTCGTGTCGGAAGATCCGCGGATGCGTGAACTGCGAAAGCATGCTGAGTTTTATGTGTACCCGATGTTGAATCCTGACGGCCGATATGCGGGGAACAACCGTTCGACGATAGAGAATTCGGAACAAGATCCGAATCGGTTATGGCATCCTGATTTATATGACACGCATAAGGACATCAAGACAACGGCTGAGGCAATGATGCGAGACACTGAAGCGGATGTCGATTACTTTATCGACTTCCATTCAACGATTCCGACGAGTGCGCAGACGGATTTTGCATACTTGCCGTATGAAAAGAATAATCAGAACGACCCGTTTTTCTTGAGCTTGTTAGATATGGAGCCGCAACTGATCCCGATTCAATCGACGGGAACAGCATGGCATACAACAAACTTCGCAGAGGCGTATATGGATGCTGAGTTCGATATGACCTTTGAGACAATGTTCTCTTTGGGACATCCACTTGAGTATTACAAAGATTTAGGCGAGAGCTTTGCGTTAGCTTTTGCAGAGACCCTGGTGCCGATACCGGAACCATCTTCGATCTTATTACTCGGATTGAGCGGGTTGATGATCATTCGCAGGCGTTGA
- the mnmA gene encoding tRNA 2-thiouridine(34) synthase MnmA, translating into MGNKTSNSNKKVLVAMSGGVDSSVVAALLKSEGYDVVGCFMRLGSDDSAEAADGYDNLTDASCDPKKIKLGHQGCCSLNDASDARLVAAMLDIPFYVLNFKQDFGRVIDYFVSEYNAGRTPNPCVRCNDWLKFGKLHAYAKSIDAHYIASGHYARISPPTTSSPYPKLLRGLDHNKDQSYVLFGSGREQLSQMLLPIGELEKPAVRQIADDYNLPVFNKPDSQEICFVPDNEYANLVKRRTPEQFSEGNIVDTQGNIVGTHEGHQHFTIGQRRGLGVALGYPIYVTHRDPQGNTITVGQKPDLLAQALQADQVNWLSSSEDAASLTDENGWITCEAKIRYNSPPKPAQCKLIEQDGNQILEVKFHDPQEAITPGQAVVCYSNDLVLGGGWITKAID; encoded by the coding sequence ATGGGAAATAAAACCTCAAATAGCAATAAAAAGGTCCTCGTTGCCATGTCTGGCGGCGTCGACTCCTCCGTGGTCGCAGCGCTTCTCAAATCCGAAGGCTACGACGTTGTCGGCTGCTTCATGCGCCTCGGCTCTGACGACTCCGCCGAAGCCGCCGACGGCTATGATAACTTGACTGACGCGTCTTGTGACCCAAAAAAAATTAAATTAGGTCATCAAGGTTGCTGTTCCCTCAATGACGCCTCAGACGCCCGCCTCGTAGCCGCGATGCTCGATATCCCCTTCTACGTCCTCAACTTCAAGCAAGACTTTGGCCGCGTCATCGATTACTTCGTCTCCGAATACAACGCCGGCCGCACCCCCAACCCCTGCGTCCGCTGCAACGATTGGCTCAAGTTCGGCAAGCTCCACGCCTACGCCAAATCCATCGATGCCCACTATATCGCCTCCGGTCACTACGCCCGCATATCCCCCCCCACTACATCTTCACCCTATCCCAAACTCCTCCGAGGCCTCGACCACAACAAAGACCAGTCCTACGTCCTCTTCGGCTCAGGCCGCGAGCAACTCTCCCAAATGCTCCTGCCCATCGGCGAACTCGAAAAGCCAGCCGTCCGCCAAATCGCCGACGACTACAACCTCCCCGTCTTCAACAAGCCCGATTCCCAGGAAATCTGCTTCGTCCCCGACAACGAATACGCCAATCTCGTCAAGCGACGCACCCCAGAACAATTCAGTGAAGGCAACATCGTCGACACTCAAGGCAATATCGTCGGCACACACGAAGGCCATCAACACTTCACCATCGGCCAGCGCCGCGGCCTCGGCGTCGCTCTCGGTTATCCCATCTACGTCACTCACCGTGACCCGCAAGGCAACACCATCACCGTCGGCCAAAAACCCGACCTCCTCGCCCAAGCCCTCCAAGCCGACCAGGTCAATTGGCTATCTTCCTCCGAAGACGCCGCCTCCCTCACCGACGAAAACGGCTGGATCACTTGCGAAGCCAAGATTCGCTATAACTCCCCGCCCAAGCCCGCTCAGTGCAAACTCATCGAACAAGACGGCAACCAAATCCTCGAAGTGAAATTCCACGATCCCCAGGAAGCCATCACACCCGGCCAGGCCGTCGTTTGCTACTCAAACGACCTCGTCCTCGGCGGCGGCTGGATCACCAAAGCCATCGACTAA
- the murB gene encoding UDP-N-acetylmuramate dehydrogenase produces MPSTLIPQLKPLLAPTGIRTLYDAPIGEMTWYKTGGRASALCYPASESELYSLISLAGNHNIPIYILGSGANLLVLNQGVQGIVISLDSPPWKTYTVNNNVLTVKAGYDLMKLIHETAKLGLAGLEPLAGIPASIGGAICMNAGGTFGEIGTHITRVRTMSAAGQIQDIAKDDLQFKYRSTNITDPFILEADFLLTSADPSALRAKVKEIFDYKKNAQPMADRSAGCTFKNPPQPPEGAQCATYKPAGQLIDESNLKGFRIGTAEVSTVHANFIAVDRDNPNADDVAAVIDHVQKAVLEKVGIQLQREVIIWP; encoded by the coding sequence ATGCCATCCACCCTCATCCCCCAACTAAAACCTCTCCTCGCTCCCACCGGTATCCGCACCCTCTACGATGCCCCCATCGGCGAGATGACCTGGTACAAAACCGGCGGCCGCGCATCCGCTCTCTGCTACCCCGCCTCCGAATCCGAACTCTATTCACTGATTAGCCTCGCGGGCAACCATAACATCCCCATCTACATCCTCGGCTCCGGCGCCAACCTCCTCGTTCTCAATCAAGGTGTCCAAGGCATCGTCATCTCCTTAGACTCCCCTCCCTGGAAAACATACACCGTCAACAACAACGTCCTCACGGTGAAAGCTGGCTACGACCTCATGAAGCTCATTCACGAGACCGCCAAACTGGGCCTTGCCGGTCTCGAACCGCTTGCAGGCATCCCCGCTTCCATCGGCGGCGCCATCTGCATGAACGCCGGCGGAACCTTCGGCGAAATCGGCACTCACATCACCCGTGTTCGCACCATGTCCGCCGCCGGCCAAATTCAAGACATCGCCAAAGACGACCTCCAATTTAAATATCGCTCAACCAACATCACCGACCCCTTCATTCTCGAAGCCGACTTCCTCCTCACGTCTGCCGACCCTTCCGCCCTCCGCGCTAAGGTCAAAGAGATCTTCGACTACAAGAAGAACGCCCAGCCCATGGCCGACCGCTCCGCCGGCTGCACCTTTAAAAATCCCCCCCAGCCCCCGGAAGGTGCACAGTGTGCAACCTATAAGCCAGCCGGCCAGCTTATCGACGAATCCAACCTAAAAGGTTTCCGTATCGGCACTGCCGAAGTTTCCACCGTCCACGCCAACTTCATCGCCGTTGACCGTGATAACCCTAATGCCGATGACGTCGCTGCTGTGATCGATCATGTGCAAAAAGCAGTTCTTGAAAAAGTCGGTATCCAGCTACAGCGTGAAGTTATTATCTGGCCATAG
- a CDS encoding cytochrome ubiquinol oxidase subunit I has protein sequence MDFDVVFLSRLQFALTIMFHYLFPPLTIGLGALIVIYETLYLKTRDQLWKSANVFWIKLFAVTFAVGVATGIVMEFEFGTNWANYSRFVGDVFGSALAAEGIFAFFLESGFLAVLVFGRDRVGKKFYYFAAWMVFIGSVFSSVWIVVANSWQQTPNGSLIQQMTNPATGEPWFIDGIPQMRAQMQNFWQVVFNPSSIDRITHVWAGCAVTGGFFVLSICSWYILRNKHLEFAQRCFKVALIFSLLGILGSVLTGDSNARMVAQQQPAKLAAMEGIYKTGDGPTPIHLFGIPNSETGEVDYSIEIPGALSILVYREFPPKTPVIGLDQFKPENHPPVFIPFTSFHIMVGLGFALLGLIIIAFFFWWRRTLFQQRWLMYLFVVSILAAITANELGWVSAEVGRQPWIVYPPMQRTEAGEPLRDADGIIQFQQAEWPTESGSVNLKPAGLRTRDGHSQAVVQGEVLFSIVMFGLIYTLLFFVWIFVLNEKIRKGPAPASEAATAPEGFLRTAGEHAHDSMTSMREGDQDEEGNEDEDNNKKDSSS, from the coding sequence ATGGACTTTGATGTCGTATTCCTTTCTCGTCTTCAGTTCGCGCTGACCATCATGTTCCATTACCTCTTTCCCCCGCTCACCATCGGGCTCGGGGCACTGATCGTTATCTACGAAACGCTCTATCTCAAAACCCGTGATCAGCTCTGGAAGTCAGCCAACGTCTTCTGGATCAAGCTCTTCGCCGTTACATTCGCTGTCGGCGTCGCCACCGGCATCGTCATGGAATTCGAGTTCGGCACCAACTGGGCCAACTACTCCCGGTTTGTCGGCGATGTTTTCGGCTCAGCACTCGCCGCCGAGGGCATCTTCGCCTTCTTCCTCGAATCCGGCTTCCTCGCCGTCCTCGTCTTCGGCCGCGACCGCGTCGGCAAAAAATTCTACTACTTCGCCGCTTGGATGGTCTTCATCGGCTCCGTCTTCTCTTCCGTCTGGATCGTTGTCGCCAACTCCTGGCAGCAAACACCCAACGGCTCACTCATCCAGCAAATGACCAACCCCGCCACCGGCGAACCCTGGTTCATCGACGGTATCCCCCAGATGCGGGCCCAGATGCAAAACTTCTGGCAAGTTGTCTTTAACCCCTCATCCATCGACCGCATCACCCACGTCTGGGCCGGCTGCGCCGTCACCGGCGGCTTCTTCGTCCTCTCCATCTGCTCCTGGTACATCCTCCGCAACAAACACCTCGAATTCGCCCAGCGATGCTTCAAAGTCGCCCTCATTTTCTCCCTTCTCGGCATCCTCGGCTCCGTCCTCACCGGCGACTCAAACGCCCGTATGGTTGCCCAACAACAGCCCGCCAAGCTCGCCGCGATGGAAGGCATCTACAAAACCGGCGACGGCCCCACCCCCATCCACCTTTTCGGCATCCCCAATTCCGAAACCGGCGAAGTCGATTACTCCATCGAAATCCCCGGCGCACTCTCTATCCTCGTCTACCGCGAGTTCCCACCCAAAACCCCCGTCATCGGCCTCGACCAGTTCAAACCCGAAAACCATCCCCCAGTCTTCATCCCCTTCACCTCATTCCACATTATGGTCGGACTCGGCTTCGCCCTCCTCGGACTCATCATCATCGCCTTCTTCTTTTGGTGGCGACGGACTCTCTTCCAGCAGCGCTGGCTCATGTATCTTTTTGTTGTATCCATACTTGCAGCCATCACCGCGAATGAACTCGGCTGGGTTTCCGCCGAGGTCGGCCGTCAACCCTGGATTGTCTATCCGCCGATGCAACGCACCGAAGCTGGCGAACCATTGCGTGATGCAGACGGCATCATCCAGTTCCAGCAGGCTGAATGGCCGACCGAGTCAGGTAGCGTCAATCTTAAACCGGCTGGCCTGCGAACACGGGACGGCCACTCCCAAGCTGTCGTTCAAGGTGAAGTGCTTTTCTCCATCGTCATGTTCGGCCTCATCTATACTCTGCTCTTCTTTGTCTGGATTTTCGTCCTCAATGAGAAGATTCGTAAAGGCCCAGCTCCCGCTTCAGAAGCCGCAACAGCCCCCGAAGGTTTCCTGCGAACCGCTGGCGAGCATGCTCATGACTCCATGACCTCCATGCGGGAAGGCGATCAAGATGAAGAGGGAAACGAAGATGAAGATAACAACAAGAAAGATTCATCGTCCTAA
- the cydB gene encoding cytochrome d ubiquinol oxidase subunit II has translation MDLNLLWFLLIGVLMTGYAILDGFDLGVGILHLTVKDDTDRRLQLNSIGPLWDGNEVWLVTFGGALFAAFPETYATIFEAFYIPFMLLLFALIFRAVSIEFRSKQKLSLWRHFWDFCFSASSALATFLFGVAVGISMIGIPLNERFIFTGNIFHLLHPYALCVGVLAVAVFAMHGSIYLYLKTEGELQKHARRNFWRAFFFFLAMYLVVSIFTLVSVPRAIENFTNYPWLWIVVILNILAVANIPRAMSQGRPLYAFISSCCTIAAFVFLFSTALYPNLVTSSVDEKMNSLNIYNASSTPLTLTIMTVIAVIGMPIVLLYTAIVYWTFRGKVVLDEHSY, from the coding sequence ATGGACCTTAACCTGCTCTGGTTCCTGCTCATCGGCGTCCTCATGACCGGCTACGCCATCCTCGACGGCTTCGATCTTGGGGTCGGCATCCTTCACCTCACCGTTAAGGACGATACCGATCGCCGGTTGCAGCTGAACTCTATCGGCCCTCTGTGGGACGGAAACGAAGTCTGGCTCGTCACCTTTGGCGGAGCTTTGTTCGCAGCGTTTCCCGAAACGTATGCCACGATCTTTGAAGCTTTTTACATACCCTTCATGTTGTTGCTTTTTGCTCTGATTTTCAGGGCTGTTTCCATCGAGTTTCGCAGTAAACAAAAGCTTTCATTGTGGCGACATTTCTGGGACTTTTGCTTCTCTGCTTCATCCGCACTCGCCACCTTCCTCTTCGGTGTCGCGGTCGGTATCTCCATGATCGGCATCCCCCTCAATGAACGATTTATCTTCACCGGCAACATCTTTCATCTGCTGCATCCATACGCTTTATGTGTCGGCGTTTTAGCGGTCGCGGTCTTTGCAATGCATGGATCGATTTATCTTTATCTGAAGACTGAAGGTGAATTGCAGAAGCACGCCCGTCGAAATTTTTGGCGAGCATTCTTCTTTTTCCTTGCGATGTACCTTGTCGTATCTATCTTTACATTAGTCTCAGTCCCTCGCGCGATTGAGAACTTCACGAACTATCCTTGGCTTTGGATTGTTGTCATCCTGAACATACTTGCCGTGGCTAATATCCCAAGAGCAATGTCTCAGGGCAGGCCACTCTATGCGTTTATTAGTAGTTGTTGTACGATTGCCGCGTTTGTGTTCTTGTTCAGTACCGCTCTGTATCCGAATCTTGTGACGAGTAGTGTGGATGAAAAGATGAACAGCCTGAATATTTATAATGCTTCATCGACACCGCTGACGTTGACGATTATGACGGTGATTGCCGTGATCGGCATGCCGATTGTGCTGTTGTATACCGCGATTGTGTACTGGACATTCAGAGGCAAAGTCGTGCTTGATGAGCACAGTTATTAA
- the rpsU gene encoding 30S ribosomal protein S21, with protein MAIRIKARSGETAEQMLRRFKKLCEKEGLTKDIKKRAYFEKPSERKQRAMRKNQKRVQPAPRGGRR; from the coding sequence ATGGCGATTCGTATCAAAGCACGCAGCGGCGAGACCGCAGAACAAATGCTTCGTCGTTTCAAAAAGCTGTGCGAAAAAGAAGGTCTGACCAAAGACATCAAGAAGCGAGCATACTTCGAGAAGCCAAGCGAGCGCAAACAGCGTGCGATGCGCAAGAACCAGAAGCGAGTGCAGCCTGCACCACGCGGCGGTCGTCGCTAA